A region of Candidatus Cloacimonadota bacterium DNA encodes the following proteins:
- the nuoF gene encoding NADH-quinone oxidoreductase subunit NuoF, producing MEKALRIKVGLASCGIAAGGLDVLEKVEAFLKDHQVEAQLDHTGCAGMCYAEVLMEIEDEDFGSTMYGYLSADDVDDILHAHLIDKKPLPEHIVVSEKFGGSEKEIIDYQTRIVLRNCGVIDPESIDEYISRGGYEALKKTLTDLSPFDVIEEIKQSGLRGRGGGGFPTGIKWELTYKEQSDKKYIICNADEGDPGAFMDRSVLEGDPHCVLEGMLIAGYAVGADEGYIYCRAEYPLAVKRLKLAIDKATERGFLGENILDSGFNFKLTVYEGAGAFVCGEETALIASIEGRRGMPRIRPPYPAQSGLWGKPTNNNNVETYANIAWIMRNGAKKYAKFGTEKSKGTKVFALTGKIKNGGLVEVPMGMTLRDVIYKVGGGILDDKKFKAVQLGGPSGGCIPESLLDTPVDYDSLVKTGAIMGSGGMVVMDETTCMVDMARFFLNFTQDESCGKCTFCRIGTKRMLEILNRITQGKGEEGDIEKLEELSVKIKKGSLCGLGQTAPNPVLTTIKYFRHEYETHIKDKTCPAGLCKDLIKYEIIEDKCIGCGACKRACPVDAIAGERKEVHIINQDTCIKCGACMTACKFDAVKKS from the coding sequence TTGGAAAAAGCATTAAGAATAAAAGTCGGTTTAGCAAGCTGCGGAATTGCAGCTGGCGGTTTGGATGTCTTAGAGAAGGTTGAAGCTTTCCTCAAAGATCATCAGGTTGAAGCACAACTGGATCATACAGGTTGTGCCGGTATGTGTTATGCAGAAGTGCTGATGGAGATTGAAGATGAAGATTTCGGCAGCACAATGTATGGATATCTCAGTGCAGATGATGTTGATGATATTTTACATGCCCATTTAATAGATAAGAAACCCCTTCCAGAGCACATCGTTGTCTCCGAGAAGTTCGGTGGGTCGGAAAAAGAGATTATCGATTATCAGACGAGAATTGTGCTCCGTAACTGCGGTGTTATCGATCCGGAATCAATAGACGAGTATATTTCTCGTGGCGGATATGAAGCTCTGAAGAAAACACTAACGGATTTATCACCTTTTGATGTCATAGAAGAGATCAAGCAAAGCGGTCTTCGCGGGCGAGGTGGCGGAGGATTCCCAACAGGTATTAAATGGGAACTCACCTATAAAGAGCAATCTGATAAAAAGTATATTATTTGTAATGCAGACGAAGGTGATCCGGGTGCTTTTATGGACAGAAGTGTTCTGGAAGGCGATCCACATTGTGTTCTCGAAGGAATGCTCATTGCTGGTTATGCTGTAGGAGCGGATGAAGGTTATATTTATTGTCGTGCAGAATATCCTCTCGCGGTAAAGAGATTAAAACTGGCTATCGACAAAGCTACAGAACGCGGTTTTCTCGGAGAAAATATTCTCGATTCCGGATTTAACTTCAAGCTTACTGTTTATGAAGGAGCCGGTGCATTTGTATGTGGAGAAGAAACTGCCCTCATTGCTTCTATCGAAGGTAGAAGAGGAATGCCGAGAATCCGACCTCCCTATCCTGCACAGTCCGGATTGTGGGGAAAACCAACGAATAATAACAATGTCGAAACCTATGCAAATATTGCCTGGATAATGAGAAATGGTGCAAAGAAGTATGCTAAATTTGGAACTGAAAAGAGCAAAGGTACCAAGGTTTTTGCACTCACAGGTAAGATCAAAAACGGTGGTTTGGTAGAAGTCCCGATGGGCATGACGCTTCGTGATGTGATCTATAAAGTCGGTGGTGGTATACTTGATGATAAGAAATTCAAAGCTGTTCAACTTGGTGGACCTTCTGGCGGTTGTATCCCTGAAAGTCTACTCGATACACCTGTTGATTATGATTCACTTGTAAAAACCGGTGCGATCATGGGATCAGGCGGTATGGTGGTCATGGACGAGACGACATGTATGGTTGACATGGCTCGTTTTTTCCTGAACTTTACCCAGGATGAGTCATGCGGAAAATGTACATTCTGCAGGATTGGGACAAAGAGAATGCTCGAAATTCTTAACAGAATAACCCAGGGCAAAGGTGAAGAAGGAGATATCGAAAAACTCGAAGAGCTCTCTGTAAAGATCAAAAAAGGTTCTCTCTGCGGATTGGGTCAAACTGCTCCTAATCCAGTACTTACAACAATCAAATATTTCAGACATGAATATGAAACCCATATTAAAGACAAGACCTGTCCTGCTGGTCTATGTAAAGATCTTATCAAATATGAGATTATCGAAGATAAATGTATCGGCTGCGGTGCATGTAAGCGTGCATGCCCGGTTGATGCGATTGCCGGTGAAAGAAAAGAAGTTCACATTATAAATCAAGATACCTGCATAAAGTGTGGTGCCTGTATGACCGCATGTAAATTTGATGCAGTAAAAAAATCATAA
- a CDS encoding pseudouridine-5'-phosphate glycosidase gives MKNEYLEISPEVQEALNLGKPIVALESTIIAHGMPYPENIKTAKEVEQVVRENGAVPATIAILKGKMKVGISDEELEFLAKSNDIHKVSRRDIPFIISQKLYGATTVAATMIIAEMAGIKVFVTGGIGGVHRGASDTFDISADLQELTKTNVAVVSAGPKAILDIGLTLEYLETYGVPVIGFQTNDMPAFYSRTSGFKVDVRIDTPKEIAELLKTKWDLGLNGGVVIANPIPKEFEMDKKIIDQAIDSALYNAKKNTITGKNITPFLLDSIKNITGGKSLASNIELVKNNAEVGSKIACELTSLYDED, from the coding sequence ATGAAGAACGAATATCTTGAAATCTCTCCTGAAGTTCAGGAAGCATTGAATCTTGGGAAACCCATTGTTGCGCTTGAATCGACTATCATTGCTCACGGCATGCCCTATCCGGAAAATATCAAGACCGCAAAGGAAGTCGAGCAGGTGGTCAGAGAAAATGGAGCAGTGCCTGCAACAATTGCAATCCTCAAAGGAAAAATGAAGGTCGGAATTTCAGATGAGGAATTGGAATTTCTGGCGAAAAGTAATGATATACACAAAGTTTCACGACGAGATATTCCCTTTATAATTTCTCAAAAACTGTATGGTGCAACAACTGTTGCAGCAACGATGATCATCGCAGAGATGGCAGGAATAAAAGTGTTTGTGACGGGTGGGATCGGCGGTGTGCATCGAGGTGCATCAGATACTTTTGATATTTCAGCTGATCTGCAGGAACTGACAAAAACGAATGTTGCAGTGGTTTCTGCTGGTCCCAAAGCAATTCTCGATATCGGGCTTACACTCGAATATCTTGAAACATATGGCGTGCCTGTTATCGGTTTTCAAACAAATGATATGCCTGCGTTTTATTCAAGAACCAGCGGATTCAAGGTTGATGTCAGGATCGATACACCCAAGGAAATTGCCGAGTTGCTTAAAACAAAATGGGATCTTGGTCTCAATGGAGGAGTCGTTATTGCAAATCCTATCCCAAAAGAATTCGAGATGGACAAGAAAATTATTGATCAAGCGATCGATTCAGCATTATATAACGCAAAAAAGAATACAATAACTGGTAAAAATATAACACCCTTTTTGCTGGATTCTATCAAAAATATAACAGGTGGGAAAAGTCTCGCTTCCAATATTGAATTGGTGAAAAATAATGCAGAGGTCGGAAGTAAAATAGCTTGTGAACTTACTTCTCTCTATGATGAAGATTGA
- the gdhA gene encoding NADP-specific glutamate dehydrogenase, which yields MGMKEFMNQVEARNPNQPEFLQAVHEVVESLWPVYEANPRYQEAKILDRIVEPERVIMFRVPWTRDNGEVMVNRGYRVEFNSAIGPYKGGLRFHPSVNLSILKFLGFEQVFKNSLTTLPMGGGKGGSNFDPKGKSDNEVMRFCQAFMSELFSHIGANTDVPAGDIGVGGREIGFMFGMYKKLRNEFVGVLTGKGLNWGGSLIRPEATGFGATYFAEEMLKTRGMSFDGKTVAISGSGNVAQYAVQKVNQLGGKVVTLSDSSGFIYDPNGIKGNKWDYLMELKNVKRGRIKEYAEEFGVEYHDGLRPWGVKCDIALPCATQNEVNEDEAKMLVKNGCICVSEGANMPSTPGAINVYLDNKILYGPGKAANAGGVAVSGLEMSQNSLRLSWSREEVDDKLHNIMKSIHSQCVEHGKVGDFVNYVNGANIAGFIKVADSMLDQGIV from the coding sequence ATGGGTATGAAAGAATTCATGAATCAGGTTGAAGCTCGCAATCCTAATCAACCTGAATTTCTTCAAGCAGTACATGAAGTGGTCGAATCACTGTGGCCTGTTTATGAAGCTAATCCCCGATATCAAGAAGCAAAGATCCTCGACAGGATCGTCGAACCAGAGCGCGTTATTATGTTTCGTGTTCCATGGACTCGTGACAATGGCGAAGTCATGGTCAATCGTGGTTACAGAGTCGAATTCAATAGCGCAATCGGACCTTACAAAGGCGGACTTCGATTCCATCCAAGTGTTAACCTGAGCATCCTGAAATTCTTAGGTTTCGAACAAGTATTTAAGAACAGTCTTACCACACTCCCAATGGGTGGTGGCAAAGGTGGTTCGAATTTTGATCCTAAGGGAAAATCTGATAACGAAGTTATGCGTTTCTGCCAAGCTTTTATGTCTGAACTTTTCAGTCATATTGGAGCTAATACAGACGTGCCAGCCGGTGATATCGGTGTTGGCGGTCGTGAGATCGGTTTTATGTTTGGCATGTATAAGAAACTCAGAAATGAATTTGTCGGTGTGCTTACCGGTAAAGGTTTGAACTGGGGTGGCAGCCTTATTCGTCCTGAAGCAACAGGATTTGGCGCAACCTATTTTGCTGAAGAAATGCTCAAAACCCGTGGCATGAGCTTTGATGGTAAAACCGTAGCAATCTCCGGTTCTGGAAACGTTGCACAATATGCAGTTCAGAAGGTAAATCAGCTTGGTGGTAAAGTGGTTACACTTTCAGATTCCAGCGGTTTTATTTATGATCCGAATGGCATTAAAGGTAATAAATGGGACTATCTTATGGAACTCAAGAATGTCAAACGCGGACGCATCAAAGAATATGCAGAAGAGTTTGGTGTTGAGTATCACGATGGCTTACGTCCCTGGGGTGTTAAATGCGACATTGCTCTTCCCTGCGCAACTCAGAACGAAGTCAATGAAGATGAAGCAAAGATGCTGGTTAAAAATGGCTGTATCTGCGTTTCTGAAGGTGCAAACATGCCTTCAACTCCTGGTGCGATCAATGTCTATCTTGATAACAAGATCCTCTATGGTCCTGGTAAAGCTGCTAATGCCGGCGGTGTTGCAGTTTCAGGTCTGGAAATGTCACAGAACAGTCTTCGTTTGAGCTGGAGCCGTGAAGAAGTCGATGATAAACTTCATAATATCATGAAGAGTATTCATTCACAGTGTGTTGAACACGGCAAAGTTGGTGATTTCGTGAATTATGTTAATGGTGCAAACATTGCAGGATTCATCAAAGTTGCTGACTCAATGCTCGATCAAGGTATTGTATAA
- a CDS encoding FAD-dependent oxidoreductase, with translation MADIKILLNGKEVIAQKGQTILEVATEYGIEIPTLCHDEYLKPYGSCWVCLVEVKGGKGFVPSCATKVYEGMEIFTDSDEVRAARQMAFELLLSDHYADCTAPCILECPARVDVQGYVALVNDGLYHEAVKLIKEQLPLPLSVGRVCPAFCEKECRRQIIDEPIAIRQIKRYAADKDLEDLANTYIPECKSATGKEVAIVGAGPAGLTAAYYLAQQGHKCKIYEAMPESGGMLRYGIPEYRLPKEILDKEIDLIKTMGVEIHNNERLGRDFTLQFLYKEYDAIFLGIGAWTAVSMNIEGEDLKGCHLGIDFLKDVVEGKIKKVGKTVAVIGGGNTAIDAARTAVRLGAEKVMVVYRRAEEQMPADPVEVNDAKEEGVEFHLLQNPTKIIGKDGKVEGMQVIKMRLGEPDSSGRRRPVPIDNSEFIMQVDMVIPAVSQKPNTQFLLDEIAKINGESLTLTRWSTIQVNEATMQTNIDKIFAGGDLTRGPSTVIESVADAHLAAKSIHSFLKGEKIKPEKEKFNSRKAESYKDISPDDLKDYDKTPRVSSGHLIADDRISNFLEVENIFTDEQVHEETARCIECGCDVNRTCMLRKYATDYDVIATKFVGEVNNHPIDKTHPFILRDANKCVNCGRCVRTCLEIQGVGALGYIYRGFKTLVAPEFGESLMNTSCMSCGKCIDVCPVGALTPRNTQYKLAPLDLDAIQTTCALCGAGCSVSYMKENDIIMKAEAADSPITGNNVCFNAHFGYEVLQDEERITQPMIRKANKLQPVDWEEAIDLITDKLTELERKVAFFTNGNYTNEEFYLITRLAKQYKCNKKFSWELNGSVILDKLDIGYSPNPSADLDQADLIVMIGDVTHTVGVKIMQALNNGAKLMLIHPDENRFSRRAEFHIPTNYYIEVINEFSKYLVEYRHHNIDYVARYIENFVDFNHELQHTIQTDEFIDYAREFLGFKKVMFVYSESDLDYETQNAIFNLSMLRGNLGIPGNGILSCSELANKPTLLDLGFTIPKNIQKVNAAAIFGEDPLYNNKMETYEWLNNLEFLLVADCFMTETAKIAHVVLPFNSFIESEGTIVNDNNALQVVSKVRNTVTGKENWYLLKELLGLDSSLDKISAEINGEGVLDFSVESRYNFSDNDKKIGLTFSNKPSTANATIELNATRKKISDFKEKMLGKK, from the coding sequence ATGGCTGATATAAAAATTTTATTAAATGGAAAAGAAGTGATCGCTCAAAAAGGGCAGACAATCCTTGAAGTTGCAACAGAATATGGTATTGAAATTCCAACCCTATGCCACGACGAATATCTGAAACCTTACGGCTCATGCTGGGTCTGTTTGGTTGAAGTCAAAGGTGGAAAGGGCTTTGTTCCCTCCTGTGCTACCAAAGTGTATGAAGGTATGGAGATCTTCACTGATTCCGACGAAGTACGAGCAGCCAGACAGATGGCTTTCGAGCTCCTGCTTTCAGATCATTATGCAGATTGTACTGCTCCGTGTATATTGGAATGTCCAGCTCGAGTGGATGTGCAGGGATATGTTGCGCTTGTCAATGACGGACTTTATCATGAAGCCGTAAAACTTATCAAAGAACAGCTCCCGTTACCGCTTTCCGTAGGGCGTGTTTGCCCGGCATTTTGTGAAAAAGAATGCCGTCGTCAGATCATTGATGAACCGATTGCAATTAGACAGATCAAGCGCTATGCAGCAGATAAAGATCTTGAAGATTTAGCAAATACTTACATTCCAGAATGCAAATCTGCAACAGGAAAAGAAGTTGCAATCGTTGGTGCAGGACCTGCTGGTCTAACAGCTGCTTATTATCTTGCACAGCAAGGGCATAAATGCAAAATATATGAAGCCATGCCGGAAAGTGGTGGTATGCTTCGTTATGGAATTCCAGAATATCGTTTACCGAAAGAGATCCTCGATAAGGAAATAGATCTCATTAAAACAATGGGTGTAGAGATCCATAATAACGAGCGATTGGGCAGGGACTTCACACTGCAATTCCTCTATAAAGAATATGATGCGATCTTCCTCGGGATCGGTGCATGGACTGCGGTCAGCATGAACATCGAAGGTGAAGATCTTAAGGGATGTCATCTTGGGATAGATTTCCTGAAAGATGTTGTCGAAGGTAAGATAAAAAAAGTTGGTAAGACCGTTGCAGTTATCGGTGGTGGCAATACTGCTATCGATGCAGCTCGAACAGCAGTTCGTCTTGGCGCAGAAAAAGTTATGGTCGTGTACAGACGAGCTGAAGAACAAATGCCGGCTGATCCTGTTGAAGTCAATGATGCCAAAGAAGAAGGTGTCGAGTTCCATCTTCTTCAGAATCCGACAAAGATCATTGGAAAAGATGGCAAAGTAGAGGGAATGCAAGTCATAAAAATGCGACTTGGCGAACCGGATAGCAGCGGAAGACGAAGACCTGTTCCAATAGATAATTCCGAATTCATTATGCAGGTCGACATGGTCATTCCTGCAGTAAGCCAGAAACCAAATACTCAATTCCTGCTTGATGAAATAGCAAAGATAAATGGAGAGAGTCTGACACTCACAAGGTGGAGTACGATCCAAGTCAATGAAGCAACAATGCAAACGAATATCGATAAGATATTTGCTGGTGGTGATCTCACTCGCGGACCATCAACCGTGATAGAAAGTGTTGCTGATGCCCACCTTGCTGCAAAGAGCATTCACTCATTCCTCAAAGGTGAAAAGATCAAACCTGAGAAAGAAAAATTCAACAGCAGAAAAGCAGAATCCTATAAAGATATTTCTCCTGATGATCTCAAAGATTACGATAAAACACCCCGGGTTTCTTCGGGACATCTCATCGCAGATGATCGAATTTCGAATTTCCTGGAAGTAGAAAACATCTTTACTGATGAACAGGTTCATGAAGAGACTGCTCGTTGTATCGAATGTGGATGTGATGTGAATAGAACCTGTATGCTTAGAAAATATGCAACCGATTATGATGTGATCGCTACCAAATTTGTTGGAGAAGTTAATAACCATCCAATAGATAAAACTCATCCGTTTATCCTGCGTGATGCAAACAAGTGTGTGAACTGTGGTCGTTGCGTGCGAACCTGTTTAGAGATACAAGGAGTTGGTGCGCTTGGTTATATCTATCGTGGTTTTAAAACACTCGTAGCACCTGAGTTTGGTGAATCGCTTATGAATACCTCATGCATGAGTTGCGGAAAATGTATTGATGTATGTCCTGTCGGTGCTCTCACTCCTCGAAATACACAGTATAAGCTGGCACCTCTTGATCTTGATGCAATTCAGACGACCTGTGCTCTCTGTGGTGCTGGCTGCAGTGTTTCATACATGAAGGAAAACGATATCATTATGAAAGCTGAAGCAGCTGACAGTCCGATAACAGGTAACAATGTCTGCTTCAATGCGCATTTTGGTTACGAAGTGCTTCAGGATGAAGAACGTATCACTCAGCCGATGATCAGAAAAGCCAACAAACTCCAGCCCGTCGACTGGGAAGAAGCGATCGATTTAATTACAGATAAGCTTACCGAGCTGGAGAGAAAAGTTGCCTTCTTCACCAATGGAAATTATACTAATGAAGAATTCTATCTTATTACCAGGCTTGCAAAGCAATATAAATGTAATAAGAAATTCTCGTGGGAGTTGAACGGGTCGGTCATACTGGATAAACTCGATATTGGATATTCTCCAAATCCAAGTGCAGATCTGGATCAAGCAGACCTTATTGTTATGATCGGCGATGTTACCCATACAGTTGGTGTGAAGATCATGCAAGCACTCAATAATGGTGCTAAACTGATGCTTATACATCCTGATGAAAACAGATTTTCAAGACGTGCTGAATTCCATATTCCTACCAATTACTATATCGAGGTCATCAACGAATTTTCAAAATATCTTGTTGAATATCGTCATCATAATATCGATTATGTGGCGCGTTATATCGAGAATTTTGTTGATTTCAATCATGAACTCCAACACACGATCCAAACAGATGAGTTCATAGATTATGCGCGTGAGTTTCTCGGATTTAAAAAAGTTATGTTCGTCTATTCTGAAAGCGATCTGGATTACGAAACTCAGAATGCGATTTTCAATTTGAGTATGCTGCGCGGCAATCTCGGAATTCCCGGAAATGGTATCCTGAGCTGCTCAGAACTTGCAAACAAACCGACCTTATTAGACTTAGGTTTCACTATACCCAAAAATATTCAGAAAGTGAATGCTGCAGCGATCTTTGGGGAAGATCCTCTTTATAATAATAAGATGGAAACCTATGAATGGTTGAACAATCTTGAATTCCTTCTCGTTGCTGACTGCTTTATGACGGAAACAGCCAAGATTGCGCATGTGGTACTTCCGTTCAATTCATTCATCGAATCTGAGGGTACAATTGTCAATGACAATAATGCACTTCAGGTTGTATCAAAGGTTCGTAATACTGTAACAGGTAAAGAAAACTGGTATCTGCTGAAAGAACTTCTCGGACTTGATTCCTCATTGGATAAGATTTCGGCTGAAATTAACGGCGAAGGCGTGTTAGATTTTTCGGTTGAGAGCAGATATAATTTCTCAGATAATGATAAGAAAATCGGACTAACCTTTTCAAATAAGCCATCTACAGCAAATGCAACAATAGAGCTGAATGCGACACGAAAAAAGATCAGTGATTTCAAAGAAAAAATGTTAGGGAAAAAATAA